The Pyrenophora tritici-repentis strain M4 chromosome 3, whole genome shotgun sequence genome has a window encoding:
- a CDS encoding XynB, Beta-xylosidase encodes MSTTINPIIPGFAPDPSVVLVDGTYYLVNSTFHLFPGLPIYTSQDLIHWHQIGNAINRTEQLSFSNASTLIHDLGNGDHLYATGGLYAPTIRHHNGTFYIVCTNVVNPSDGGKSKLENFIISSTDIHASKWSDPVPFEFYGIDPSLFFDTVSGKTYMCGSKSPGPSTKITLFEIDVATGEKLSPEKELWHGTGGIYPEGPHIYYREGFYYLMIAEGGTHEGHSVTMARSKSLDGPWEASPRNPMLTAAGTDEYVQCTGHCEAFEGMGGNWYGVCLAIRMHAPNMYGLGRETFLTRGHWDSGNWLSFDRVKAQPLNIDTTLDPARKLTAAPGVDWLYIHDPVASNCNISTSTSSSTGQDISLIPSPHLLSSANASPTFLGKRQRSLEGASRVTHLTSASSPQNLTAGLAVYKDEHRFFYIAVHRQTNKQPAIVAKVVNKAQGIDRMEERRLEQEDVLGNEIVFEIKYTEEAYTLLYSVGGGEREMVEVCKVQAREMSDRDFVGPILGVFTVSGEEVEGKTVFWGFGVDGDGV; translated from the coding sequence ATGAGCACCACCATCAACCCAATCATTCCAGGCTTTGCACCGGACCCATCTGTCGTACTAGTTGATGGCACATACTATCTCGTCAACTCGACATTTCATCTCTTCCCCGGTTTGCCCATCTATACGTCTCAGGATCTAATTCACTGGCACCAAATCGGCAACGCAATCAATCGGACCGAACAGCTCAGCTTCTCCAATGCTTCAACGCTGATACACGATTTGGGTAATGGAGACCATTTGTATGCAACAGGCGGTTTGTATGCGCCTACGATACGGCACCACAATGGTACTTTCTACATTGTATGCACAAACGTGGTAAACCCCAGCGATGGGGGAAAAAGCAAACTCGAAAACTTCATTATTTCGAGCACAGACATCCACGCCAGCAAATGGAGTGATCCTGTCCCGTTTGAGTTTTACGGTATAGACCCTAGTCTCTTCTTCGACACCGTGTCGGGCAAAACATACATGTGCGGTTCGAAATCCCCGGGGCCAAGCACAAAGATCACTCTGTTTGAAATCGATGTTGCGACGGGTGAGAAGCTCAGTCCCGAGAAGGAACTTTGGCATGGGACTGGCGGTATTTATCCAGAAGGTCCGCATATTTACTACCGTGAGGGGTTCTATTACCTCATGATTGCCGAGGGTGGCACGCACGAAGGCCATAGTGTGACAATGGCGCGGAGTAAGAGCCTGGATGGACCGTGGGAAGCATCACCCCGTAACCCTATGCTCACCGCTGCTGGAACGGACGAGTATGTGCAGTGTACAGGTCATTGTGAGGCGTTCGAGGGTATGGGCGGGAACTGGTATGGTGTCTGTCTGGCGATACGGATGCATGCCCCCAACATGTATGGACTGGGTAGAGAAACCTTTCTCACGCGTGGACATTGGGATTCGGGAAATTGGCTTTCCTTTGACCGCGTCAAGGCTCAGCCTTTAAACATCGACACAACACTGGATCCCGCGAGGAAACTTACAGCGGCACCAGGTGTAGATTGGCTCTACATCCACGACCCAGTCGCCTCAAACTGTAACATCTCCACTTCCACCTCTTCCTCTACCGGCCAAGACATCTCACTAATACCCTCGCCACATCTTCTCTCCTCAGCAAACGCATCTCCAACTTTCCTCGGAAAACGCCAGCGCAGTCTGGAGGGAGCAAGCCGCGTCACGCACCTCACCTCCGCCTCCTCCCCCCAAAATCTCACAGCAGGACTAGCCGTCTACAAAGACGAACACCGATTCTTCTACATCGCCGTGCACCGTCAGACGAACAAGCAACCTGCGATTGTAGCTAAAGTAGTTAACAAGGCGCAAGGTATTGATAGGATGGAGGAGCGGAGGCTCGAGCAGGAGGATGTACTAGGAAATGAAATTGTGTTTGAGATCAAGTATACAGAGGAAGCGTACACGCTTTTGTACAGTGTGGGAGGtggagagagagagatggTAGAGGTGTGTAAGGTACAGGCGAGGGAAATGAGTGATAGAGACTTTGTGGGACCGATTTTGGGTGTTTTTACGGTTAGTGGAGAGGAAGTGGAGGGGAAGACGGTGTTTTGGGGGTTTGGTGTTGATGGCGATGGTGTTTAG
- a CDS encoding Dimer-Tnp-hAT domain containing protein, translated as MSTPSNSGLRRLVECDKRNSPLPSLSNAPTVGDTASEAQADEPLAVERNSRGGPKSWIYRHGWAVWHRKYKKNYWLCRYCHQRRKQEACYEADSTTNAGRHLSSNKPGHSHGPNGPVPIASREGNIMGALAKSQVYIMRSKGIEVSQEVANEIAASFSTSRFQDALKDWVVADNQSLRVIETPQFRAMIAAVSPLAEALLWPVANYLREARSLIHVSFDNWTSTGGQYAFTGLCVHYLNSEGKLVDHLLGLPELHGAHTGNNIAAAATTILRLFGVDNARVGYFVLDNASNNDTAVESLAEEFGFIASERRLRCCCHILNLSAQLVIWGKDRSAYENEAAHLEEEEKYMDEWRKYGPVGVLFDVIASICTPQTRQLLERLQCEEAESLGVTPHIRQLVKPVKTRWNSYFNTFVRAAELHGPIDGYIECKLEEHSAATATSRRRKNHRLKDVNYEDLDAPEDHLITNVNLAHCKLAKYYAKFDNAPVYYTATILHPHYKHHLSALWKVPDTHVTARDGVHYRDGWLDNNHRAFLRMWQGRKDSAATSAHTVTPPRKKPRLGISTSRSAFLQSSIEQSTRQLEASLAEDEYEIWKRQPALAEEDWLSLNPLLYWESVAGQFPILSKFAIDVLTIPAAAADCERTFSELGDMLGTRRLHMKPELISALQSLKSWKRLGIQPTTTSASGLARTLSEEEISKVQEHLSQFDQLCSQHDKGIGIGVGVVAYSSTHEETFSQKTNIGCSQLVYNGELEGIAQAFEHAAIVAQEGQEIYVYADNQAAIHRLNNLSDNPGQHLRAAKRITTKKASIHLQWAPGHNDVKGNEKADTLAKEAAKERPTTSTTASLAYLGTEINKIQKTEQLIEYKRYTDRPTKNRSSYSRICKLNTHTTIKVPKGTPREISSAFYSLKLGHGYFNSYLKRFNKRDCNLCICYKPQTPQHLLLECKQYKTHRNTLKEAIPHRPITLPLLLQTKTGIKATLAFIASTRISTRKWHLGQTTEQTDTV; from the exons atgtctactccctctaattcaggccttcgccgccttgtagaatgcgacaagcgcaattctcctctaccatcgctatcaaacgcgcctactgttggcgatactgcgagcgaggcccaggctgatgagcccttggca gttgagcgtaatagtcgcggtgggccaaaaagctggatctaccgccacggctgggccgtctggcaccgcaagtacaagaaaaactactggctttgccggtactgccatcaacgacggaagcaggaggcttgctacgaggctgacagcactacaaacgccggccgacacctctcaagcaacaagcctggacactcacacggacctaacggacctgtaccaattgctagccgggagggcaatattatgggcgcgctcgcaaagtcccaagtatatattatgaggtctaaagggatagaagtatcgcaagaggtagcaaacgagatagcagcaagcttttcaacctctcgatttcaggacgcgctgaaggactgggtagtcgcggacaaccagagccttcgcgtaatagaaacgccgcagtttcgagccatgattgcggccgtgagcccgctagccgaagctctcctttggc ctgttgccaactaccttcgcgaagcccggtcgcttatacacgtgtcattcgacaactggacttcaactggtgggcagtatgcttttactggcctctgcgtacattaccttaacagcgagggcaagctagttgaccacctgcttgggttgcctgagctacacggggcgcacactggcaataatattgccgctgcagcaacaacaatacttcggctatttggcgttgacaacgcgagggttgggtactttgtgcttgacaacgcaagtaacaatgatactgcagttgagtccttagcagaggagtttggctttatcgcaagcgagcggcggctgcggtgctgctgccatatactcaacctaagcgcacaattagtaatttggggcaaagaccgtagcgcgtacgagaatgaagccgcacaccttgaggaagaggagaagtacatggatgagtggcgcaaatacggtcctgttggcgtcctctttgacgtgattgcgtctatctgtacgcctcaaactcgacaactactagagcgcctacagtgcgaggaggcagagtctctaggtgttacaccccacatccggcagcttgtgaagcctgttaagacacgctggaatagctatttcaacacgtttgtccgtgcagctgagctacacggccctatcgatggctatattgagtgtaaacttgaggagcatagtgctgcaacagcaacctcacgacgccggaagaatc accgccttaaggatgtaaattacgaagatctagatgcgcctgaagatcatcttattacaaacgttaaccttgcacattgtaagcttgctaagtactacgcaaaattcgataacgcgcctgtctactacactgctacaatactacacccgcactacaaacaccacctctcagcgctctggaaggtgcctgacacccatgtcactgcccgtgacggtgtccactatcgcgacggctggcttgacaataaccaccgggcattcctgcgtatgtggcaggggcggaaggactctgcagccacttcagctcacactgtaacgccgccgcgtaagaagccccggctagggatttcaacgtcgcgatcagcttttctacagtcgtcaattgagcaaagcacacggcagttagaggcaagccttgctgaggatgagtatgagatatggaagcggcaaccagcgttagctgaggaggattggctgtctcttaatccgcttctatactgggagtcagttgctgggcagttccctatactctcaaagttcgctattgacgtcctaacaataccagcagcagcggcagactgtgagcggactttcagcgagcttggcgacatgttaggcacccggagactccatatgaagccagagcttatttcagctttgcagagcttgaagagctggaagaggcttggtatacagccaacaactacctcagcttctgggctagcgcgcacactatcagaggaagaaatctcaaaagtacaggagcatttatctcagttcgac caactctgctcacaacacgacaagggaatagggatcggcgtaggtgtagtagcgtacagctccacccacgaagaaaccttttctcaaaagacaaacattggatgctcccaactagtctacaacggtgaactagaggggatagcacaggcatttgaacacgcggctatagtggcacaagaaggccaagagatctacgtatacgcagacaaccaagcagcaatccataggcttaacaacctatcggacaacccgggacaaca tctgagagctgcaaagagaataacgacaaagaaagcatctatccacctgcagtgggccccaggacacaacgacgtcaagggcaatgaaaaagccgacacgctagcaaaggaagcagctaaagagagaccaacaacatcgaccacagcgagcctagcctacttaggcacagaaatcaacaaaatacaaaaaacagaacaactgatagagtacaagaggtataccgacaggcccaccaaaaacagaagctcctactcaaggatctgcaagctcaacacacatacaaccatcaaagtcccgaagggaacaccaagagaaatctcgagcgcgttctactcactcaagctaggacatggatacttcaactcctaccttaagagattcaacaagagagactgcaatctatgtatatgctacaaaccacaaacaccacagcatctacttctagagtgcaaacagtacaaaacacatcgaaatacactcaaagaagcaataccacacagacccatcaccctcccacttctcctccaaacaaagacaggcattaaagctactctagcctttattgcaagtactaggattagcacgagaaaatggcaccttgggcaaaccaccgaacagacagacactgtataa